Sequence from the Metopolophium dirhodum isolate CAU chromosome 2, ASM1992520v1, whole genome shotgun sequence genome:
TCGACTTTTAATTCAAGCTTCTAAACTTTATATGGAAGCAgcatttgttaataaattaaaaaataacaaagatgagtcaaaacaattttataagcTTTCATATGATATTACTGAGTAAGTAGTTGTTCTACGTAAGTATCAACTAAAAGGTATTGATGtgtaacaaaaaatagtaataacttaaacattttaaagttcctatgcgttctaaattatagttttttcaacaaataacttttgggattatataatattgaccattattgaatcaaataatttctattttattattttgatcacAGTcccttttatttttacttatttatttatttgtttcaattaagcaattttatatttacatggtTGATTTTTGATAGAAAATCAGTTGAATTAGCCAAAGACGACACAAAACAACTTTATTCTTGTCTACTGACATGTATCGATTATCCTAAAGAGTTATTGTCAAAATCTATGATGgacaatataattacaaaactgGCAAATGTTGAAAATAGCCGTGTGGATCAAGTTCTaggcaaatattatttaaagcatGAAATGGTATGatgtttgttaattatttgttattgagAGAATACAATATTGTGCAATTTTTTCAGGATTATGAAAAAGCAAAAATGCATTTATCTCGTGGAATGGCTGCTGGTCATTTTAGTAGTTCATTGCAGTTAATAAAAGTAGAGTGCCTGTTGCAACCTGTTGATACATTTCCTCTTGTGAAGACATTAAATATGATGTATGATGTTTTTCCAAGTCCAAAAAGAagacttattattttatcacaaatattgatatattacaaTTACTGTGAAAATAATCCAAAAGAAATGATGCGCTTCCTAAAAATGTACATTGATCAAGAGATTgatgatacatttaaaaaacgccatttaattgtaagttattcaaatttaattattatgttcctatcAATTCTTCAAGGGATGCTTAAATTTTTTGGAATCATcttatttcaatgtttttcaagttaattattacaatttaaatttttgaaattttatatgtgctgtttaaatagttataaatacacAATCTCAGACCATTTATAATTAAAGTTTTGATAATCTTATCATATGTAGATGTATTTTCATACTATCtctatttttctgtttttgtaattgcagtattcaattttaaatggacattaattagaatttttttgttaaaacattatataagtaTGAATGTATAGAACTAGGTAACCTTAAAAACaaggaatacaattttttatcatattaatatgaactATATGCATTGATGTTCCCCAGCCTTAGTGATACAGAGATGAGCCATCCATGGTGGATATTAATTAGTAACTTGTTTTTCTCACGAGATCCATTTGCACGCAGAAATAAACAAATACGCGATCatgattttagtattattaatatcggGTAGACcaccttaaaataatttattgaaacatGTAAGCATGTTAATAATAGGTTCATcttttgtgtataaataaattgttgaatttttttttatatttcttttactaatacaattataatttttgattttagtttgCTCATccattatttaaagttaacggATTCagatcaaaacaatttttaaatgtactatGCCTAAAagttaaagaaattataaacaagAATAAGTGgaataaagaagaaaaaattatgGTTGACAATACATTTGATCagttgaataaaatatcaaaattacatttttatgacagtcaatataataatgataataaaactgCTTTTCATAGTAAAAATGAAACTAATTCAAAGAGAGAATATCATATAAAgaaaccatataataatagaCAAAATGAATCTTGGCGAAAACAAAAGGTTGATGATTTGTCAGAAAATGTGTCTAATAATAGTCGTCAACACCAATTTGCTTCAAAGCACATAAATCAGAATAAgcctttagaaaaaaaaagtgatttaaACATAGAACCTTCAACAAGTGAacataaagtaatttataataatttacctgtAAAAAAATCTATTGAGCCAATGAACAGTTTGAACAACTCGGATAGTATTGagacaaaactaaaaaagtttgaaaacaaatttaactccTTGGGCAATTTACATGTTGTGTCAATAGAAAAAAACTCTATCAATAAACCATTCAGTAGTAGGACACATGGTAGAGGTAATAATAGATATGGTGGTTATAAATCAAATTGGCGTAACCAACAAGACGACTCTCAAAATCAAGACagttatgaaatatttcatagcCATGGAATTGATTCTCAACACTCCCGAGGATATAAAAATGAGTATCCGAAAAATCAACAAGATGGAAACCCAAGACATAAATTTGGAAATCGTCCACTATCTAGTGGGTCTTATAAAAAAGATATTGATGATACTGAGAGTTAAATGTATTGTACAAAACTAGATTTgacataacaatttatttacaattgattttcattttatttaaacttaaattgtacaattcATGTACCAGCTACTATTACTCTTCtacattataatcaatatattattaatccaattatttactatttacttttatttttatcaactatgttattatgtattaattttataaagtaagGAGCCATTCattacttaatttaaatgttttaacatttttataataaaatatttttttattattgttactttactgtatttaaaaaatgtgttataccaagagttttaaaaaatacacttCCAAAAAGAATTGTCATAACAATTCATGATAACTtctaatacttaaaattttataatctgAAGCAGAAGAAATATTAAACAAGATTAAAAAAGAATATCTTAAATTGCTTGGTTATaactagttttatattatataactacacTGGAAGAAAAGTATTCTGCatcggattataatattaaaaaaataaaaagtttaggCTATTTctcattatacataaaaaaaacattacaataagtataaaatgtaaaaaaataaataattcttttaaaatgtaaagaaCTTCAAACTATGTATAAGTGTAAACTGTCAAGTTAAAGCCctacaattaaactataatattttatattaataatgtatttaatagaatggatcatcataatattatgtgttagcTTATATTGGGAAGGAATGTATAACCATTTTAAAACTTagacaatttgtaaaaaattaatatacatcacAATATTCCTTCAAAAATGAAACTTCACGAGGTGATGATATAGATGGCAACTTTAAGTCAATGCAAAGTATATTTATCTTATCAATATAGGTCATTATACATTTCAT
This genomic interval carries:
- the LOC132938256 gene encoding uncharacterized protein LOC132938256 isoform X2 — translated: MQLFYLQLVASYELYNNKSYQESYLEIESVLKFMKTCKFDESNEQYSDAYYHIACATNAYIALSLKIDSEKLLKNIKLINNFNRAEKAAVCAVKARVFMEYPPKGNDIALKFADRARTLHSTEPEWIIIWLKAKGRVRRYYEQYKMPGDDEIDAAEILCSTKTKARLLIQASKLYMEAAFVNKLKNNKDESKQFYKLSYDITEKSVELAKDDTKQLYSCLLTCIDYPKELLSKSMMDNIITKLANVENSRVDQVLGKYYLKHEMDYEKAKMHLSRGMAAGHFSSSLQLIKVECLLQPVDTFPLVKTLNMMYDVFPSPKRRLIILSQILIYYNYCENNPKEMMRFLKMYIDQEIDDTFKKRHLIFAHPLFKVNGFRSKQFLNVLCLKVKEIINKNKWNKEEKIMVDNTFDQLNKISKLHFYDSQYNNDNKTAFHSKNETNSKREYHIKKPYNNRQNESWRKQKVDDLSENVSNNSRQHQFASKHINQNKPLEKKSDLNIEPSTSEHKVIYNNLPVKKSIEPMNSLNNSDSIETKLKKFENKFNSLGNLHVVSIEKNSINKPFSSRTHGRGNNRYGGYKSNWRNQQDDSQNQDSYEIFHSHGIDSQHSRGYKNEYPKNQQDGNPRHKFGNRPLSSGSYKKDIDDTES
- the LOC132938256 gene encoding uncharacterized protein LOC132938256 isoform X3: MKTCKFDESNEQYSDAYYHIACATNAYIALSLKIDSEKLLKNIKLINNFNRAEKAAVCAVKARVFMEYPPKGNDIALKFADRARTLHSTEPEWIIIWLKAKGRVRRYYEQYKMPGDDEIDAAEILCSTKTKARLLIQASKLYMEAAFVNKLKNNKDESKQFYKLSYDITEKSVELAKDDTKQLYSCLLTCIDYPKELLSKSMMDNIITKLANVENSRVDQVLGKYYLKHEMDYEKAKMHLSRGMAAGHFSSSLQLIKVECLLQPVDTFPLVKTLNMMYDVFPSPKRRLIILSQILIYYNYCENNPKEMMRFLKMYIDQEIDDTFKKRHLIFAHPLFKVNGFRSKQFLNVLCLKVKEIINKNKWNKEEKIMVDNTFDQLNKISKLHFYDSQYNNDNKTAFHSKNETNSKREYHIKKPYNNRQNESWRKQKVDDLSENVSNNSRQHQFASKHINQNKPLEKKSDLNIEPSTSEHKVIYNNLPVKKSIEPMNSLNNSDSIETKLKKFENKFNSLGNLHVVSIEKNSINKPFSSRTHGRGNNRYGGYKSNWRNQQDDSQNQDSYEIFHSHGIDSQHSRGYKNEYPKNQQDGNPRHKFGNRPLSSGSYKKDIDDTES
- the LOC132938256 gene encoding uncharacterized protein LOC132938256 isoform X1, with translation MAGYDDQLSDAMGTLSFDNDHWNELGLDNSIRTQLRKIENEFESIFSWDIQKLTGISQNLMMTLIDKVHEKQEMIIDKDDEFNLNRFYLQLVASYELYNNKSYQESYLEIESVLKFMKTCKFDESNEQYSDAYYHIACATNAYIALSLKIDSEKLLKNIKLINNFNRAEKAAVCAVKARVFMEYPPKGNDIALKFADRARTLHSTEPEWIIIWLKAKGRVRRYYEQYKMPGDDEIDAAEILCSTKTKARLLIQASKLYMEAAFVNKLKNNKDESKQFYKLSYDITEKSVELAKDDTKQLYSCLLTCIDYPKELLSKSMMDNIITKLANVENSRVDQVLGKYYLKHEMDYEKAKMHLSRGMAAGHFSSSLQLIKVECLLQPVDTFPLVKTLNMMYDVFPSPKRRLIILSQILIYYNYCENNPKEMMRFLKMYIDQEIDDTFKKRHLIFAHPLFKVNGFRSKQFLNVLCLKVKEIINKNKWNKEEKIMVDNTFDQLNKISKLHFYDSQYNNDNKTAFHSKNETNSKREYHIKKPYNNRQNESWRKQKVDDLSENVSNNSRQHQFASKHINQNKPLEKKSDLNIEPSTSEHKVIYNNLPVKKSIEPMNSLNNSDSIETKLKKFENKFNSLGNLHVVSIEKNSINKPFSSRTHGRGNNRYGGYKSNWRNQQDDSQNQDSYEIFHSHGIDSQHSRGYKNEYPKNQQDGNPRHKFGNRPLSSGSYKKDIDDTES